Genomic segment of Ferviditalea candida:
TTCTTTGATTTACGATGAATATCCCTGAAGCCCACGAACTTCTTGCTCTGCTCGTTCCATACGCGATACCGCAGCGATCTCAGGCTTGAAATCAAATTGATGGATGGAACCTCCTGCAGAAAGGGGTTGTCGGCATGAACCCGATGCAAATAATAGTTCGGCACCTTCGGACTCAAATGATGAATATGGTGAAATCCGATGTTTCCCGTCATCCAGTGAAGGATTTTCGGCAAATTATAGAATGAGCTCCCTTTCAGGGCTGCGCTTACATAGTCCCAATTCTCTTCTTTTTCAAAATAGGTGTTTTCAAAATTGTGCTGCACATAAAACAGCCAAATGCCCGCCACGCCCGAAATGAAGAAGATCAGCCCATGAACCGCAAGATACTGCTGCCAGCCAATCATCCAGCAAATCAGGGCTGTCAAACCGACGATGCCTAAATTGGTAATGTAAGTGTTGATGCGTTCCTTGCGCCCGGCACCCTTTCGGTTGAACCTGTACTCGATCAGAAAGGTGTAAATCGGTCCTATCCCAAACATCACGAACGGATTCCGGTAAATCCGGTAAAACAACCGCCGGATCGGGGATAATGCCAGATATTCATCCACTGTCAGCGTCCAAATGTCCCCTATCCCCCTTCGGTTCAGGTTGCTGCTTGTGGCATGATGAACGGAGTGGGTATATTTCCATTGCTGATAAGGGACGTAAGTCAATATTCCGGCAATCGTGCCGACAATATCGTTGGCTCTTTTGCTTTTAAAAAATGAATGATGGCCGCAGTCATGAAAAATAATGAAAATCCGGATGAAAAAGCCCGCCGCTGGAATCGCCAAAGCCAGGGTAAGCCAATAAGAAATGGTCAAACTATAATACGCCAAGATCCAAAGAAAAATAAAAGGTACAAAGGTGTTCACAAGCTGCCATACACTGCGTCTAATAACTGATTTTTCATAAGGAGCGATGCCCTGCTTCCAGTTATCGTGTTGTATTTTTTCGATCTTTAGATCTCCTCTCCGCGCTCCTCTTATTCCCAAGTCAAACCAATGAATCAGAAAATGAGCCTCAGCTGGTATTGTACCATCTCAGTATATACGATAATCGCCCCAAGCCGTAACAACAAAATTCTGCCTGTCAAAAAAATCGGTACACATTTCCCATTATCTTCAATGACTAGGGACGCATCCCGATTTCAGATTCGGCGATCTTCCCGAATTAATTCATTGCCCACTCACGAATTTCGTAAGAACGCGCTCCGGTCTGGACGTACGGATCATTCTTTACACGCATCTCAACGTCTTCCATCGATTTGGCCTTATAGATGACCATACCGCCCGATCCGTCGACGAACGGTCCTTTTGCAAAAATATGCCCTTGGGCAGCCTGCTCTTCAAGATAAGCCAAATGCTCCGGCCGGTGCAATTTGCTTTTTTCGGCATCCAGCATCGGCAGAAAAACCACGTATGTTTTCATGACGGAATTCCTCCTTTTGTTCGTCTGCTGTCTTTAACATCTCTAACAAAGATAACGCATAAGCGATTCGTTTGTAAACGATATTATTTGATCATAGTATGACAAAGACAAGTCATCATAATTTTGTTAAAATAACATATATCCAATTTTTTTGTGGTACCCCAATACAATATCCAAGAAAGAAGGTAACCCATAATGGAACAGCAAGCCAATTCATCCATGCAGCGCAATGAACCGCCGTATCGGGCCGATCAAGTCGGCAGTTTATTAAGATCGCAGCGGATCAAACAAGCGCGTTTGCAAAAAGCATCCGGCGAGATTTCAGCGGAACAATTGCGTCAAATCGAAAACGAGGAAATCAAGCATGTCGTCGAAAAGCAAAAAGAGGTCGGGCTGCAGGCAGTTACAGACGGGGAATTCCGCCGGGCTTGGTGGCACTTTGATTTTCTTGAAAACCTCAACGGCGTAGAAGGGTATGAAAAAGAAAGCGGCATCCAGTTTCACCAAACGCAAACAAGCTCCCACTCGATCAAAGTGACCGGCAAGCTGGATTTTACGAACCACCCGATGCTGGAGGATTTCAAGTTTCTGCACAGCATCGCCGGATCGCACACGGCTAAAATGACGATTCCAAGCCCGAGCATGCTTCATTTCAGGGGGGAAATCGAAAAAGGTATATACGACGATAAAGAAGAGCTGTTCCACGATCTGGCCCGTACATACAAAAAGGCGATCCGTGCCTTCTATGATGCCGGCTGCCGTTATCTGCAAATGGATGACACGTCGTGGGCGTATTTGTGCTCCACCGAACAAATTGAGCAAATGCGCGCCAGGGGATTGGACCCGGATGAGCTGAAAGCACTGTATTCGCAAACGATCAATGATGCGGTTGCGGACCGTCCGGAAGACATGAAAATCACCATGCACATTTGCCGAGGCAATTTCCGCTCAACCTGGATTTCATCGGGCGGATATGAGCCTGTGGCGGAGGTTCTGTTTGACGGTCTGAATATCGATGGGTTCTTCCTTGAATATGACAGTGACCGGGCCGGCGGCTTCGAACCGCTGCGCTTCGTGAAACGGAAGGATCTGCAGATTGTGCTCGGACTGGTGACATCGAAATTTGGAGAATTGGAAGATCCGGAGGAAATCAAGCGCAGAATTAACGAGGCTTCACGCTATGTCGATTTGAAC
This window contains:
- a CDS encoding fatty acid desaturase produces the protein MEKIQHDNWKQGIAPYEKSVIRRSVWQLVNTFVPFIFLWILAYYSLTISYWLTLALAIPAAGFFIRIFIIFHDCGHHSFFKSKRANDIVGTIAGILTYVPYQQWKYTHSVHHATSSNLNRRGIGDIWTLTVDEYLALSPIRRLFYRIYRNPFVMFGIGPIYTFLIEYRFNRKGAGRKERINTYITNLGIVGLTALICWMIGWQQYLAVHGLIFFISGVAGIWLFYVQHNFENTYFEKEENWDYVSAALKGSSFYNLPKILHWMTGNIGFHHIHHLSPKVPNYYLHRVHADNPFLQEVPSINLISSLRSLRYRVWNEQSKKFVGFRDIHRKSKKKAS
- a CDS encoding YciI family protein, with protein sequence MKTYVVFLPMLDAEKSKLHRPEHLAYLEEQAAQGHIFAKGPFVDGSGGMVIYKAKSMEDVEMRVKNDPYVQTGARSYEIREWAMN
- a CDS encoding 5-methyltetrahydropteroyltriglutamate--homocysteine S-methyltransferase, which codes for MQRNEPPYRADQVGSLLRSQRIKQARLQKASGEISAEQLRQIENEEIKHVVEKQKEVGLQAVTDGEFRRAWWHFDFLENLNGVEGYEKESGIQFHQTQTSSHSIKVTGKLDFTNHPMLEDFKFLHSIAGSHTAKMTIPSPSMLHFRGEIEKGIYDDKEELFHDLARTYKKAIRAFYDAGCRYLQMDDTSWAYLCSTEQIEQMRARGLDPDELKALYSQTINDAVADRPEDMKITMHICRGNFRSTWISSGGYEPVAEVLFDGLNIDGFFLEYDSDRAGGFEPLRFVKRKDLQIVLGLVTSKFGELEDPEEIKRRINEASRYVDLNQLCLSPQCGFASTEEGNLLTEEQQWAKLRHVVEISRDVWK